A window of Tachyglossus aculeatus isolate mTacAcu1 chromosome 21, mTacAcu1.pri, whole genome shotgun sequence genomic DNA:
CGAGTGAAAGCTGTGAGTTTGCAGTGTTGAGTTTGGATCTGCAAGCATCTTTGGTGCaacctcctctctgcatcaggTTTGAAAAAATGACTGTGGAATAGACAGGGGAAAGTCTTCCAAATGACGGGTTACACCCCATACCCCAAACTGTTGTGCGGGCCCCATGTCTGCAGTACAATACTCTACCTTTATATCAGCCTAAAAATACTCAGGTTGTTACTTTAAATCCTTCTTCACAATTTGAAGAGTGTTAGAGACCTTTTCCCCTCAGGATCACCATATGGACATGAGTCCTCCAGATTCTGGACTAAGTGCGAATGGATTGGGCAGTACTTGGCGGTCcaaaaataccaccaccatcatcactaaTGACTATTGtactgttattaataaaaattaattgttatcattactttTTTGCCTCATCGTTTTTATTACCCCAGCCAATTATTTCCTAGTACCAGAGATGGCTATTGCTCTATTGAAAGGTTTCATTGAAGAGGCCAGAAAAGCTTCCACCTCCACCCTGccacgggagtcagaggtgcaGATGAAAAAGCAGTCCCTCCTTTCAAATGTGTACCCATCATTCTGGTCACgtcaccagaggaatgaagttaGCCTTCATGTCCACACTTGTTTACTCCTAACTCTATCTTTAGCGATATTTGGTGATGATGACATCAGATCCACTCCGGAATAGCACACGGGACTTGATCCCGGATGTCAAAGATAAACTtcctttgggcagagaatgtgcccggTCCTTCCATTGCCCTTCTACAATACAGTGGGGTCACGAtggtgagacagaagggaagaAAATATCTGCTCAGCCCTATAGGATTCAGGCACTATCGTGCCCCGTGGCCGGGAGGATGTCCTGTGTCTCACCTACTAGAGGTGTGAGCCCCCTGCATCAGTGAATGTGCACTGCTCCTTTACTCCTTGGCCAGTTCCACGGTGTTTTTGCtcggtgtttttgtttttccctgcATTTGTACTCGCGATGCTCACACCCAAGTCCATTAACCCTAGTTGGAtccatacaataaaaataatgaaaataatagcaatcataaaataatgaaaataacatttagtgagtgcttactaaatcacTAAATCATTGCTCAGATTCAAGTAAATCATTGCTCAGATTCAAAATTGTCCCTATGTGGGTGGGTTGGCATTTCCCCACTACCTTTTATTTTACCAAATATCAGGTTCAAATAACCACTACGTATTGATTGGGCCTGTGTCTAGAATCAGTTATTCCTGATGTTGCTTATAACCAGAGCAAAGGATAGGACGATGTTTAATAAAAATTTAATTCCTAAGATTTGATGGAAGTGCCAcatcattttaaaattaaaagacTAATACAAATCTAAAATAGGAACTTATTAAAGGTCAGGTTTTAATTTACTTTTTGACTTAGCTTAAAACTGCAAAATGTGAATTTCCCAGTAAGTCCTTTTTTGGTTGCTAGGTTTATTTATTCCTAGAAATTTATTCCTAAACCAGAAAAGCCCTctctctaacaatcaatcaatcatcaatacttatcatcaatggcatttattgagtgtttattttcTGCAGacctctgttctaaacgcttgggaaagtacagcatagtTGACactcatgttccttgcccacaatgagcttacaatctagagcaggaggcagacattaatataaatatagttTTCTGTGGTATTCACTGTCtgctaactgtgttcagagcactgtactgggagagtacaatacaacggagttggtgcaCATTTCCCTGCAGAGCTACTCCTATTGAGTTTCGGGAAATTATTTCCCCTTTAGACAGGGTGCCATTTTTAAGAGATGGATTAGCTCTCCAAAGCcagtcctttccccttctcttccctagcTAGTGTCTTGCTACCTTCCTGATACTTTGAAATGGCCCAGGCAGACCCCAAGTGAGGAAGTAGTGGCTACCACCAAGATTCTCACTGCAGGACTTTCTAGAAACAACTAGCATCCTTGGGATGAATTTCCTTTGGAATAATTAAATTGTAACCCAGGAAGATGAAGGGACTTGCCATGGGTTGACCAGAAATTTTGTGACTGAACATGGCTAACCACGAACAACcccttcattttcttcctctgcAACATGAAGAATCATTTTTGGATGGGCATATCATGATCTTGACTGTGCCTGCTGCAAACTCTTTTCAGCCCCTCAactactcataggtgaatttcactgtcagtggtctCTCCTTTGTATGAGAAGAGCAGCTATACACTTAATTCACCAAGAGTCGCTGCATCACCTCTGAATGCTATGAAAATCACCACAGAAAGAGCTTTAcccactagattgtcaactccttaaAGACAAAGGTCACTTTTACCAATTCTATCTTATGGTTCTCTCCCAGGGTTGGAGCTCAGTGTTCTTCGCACAGTAAACGTTCACTAAATACCGGTCATTAACTGATGATCCTAATGTTCTGGAGTCTTCTGTCTGTTGATGACTTTCTTCAGAGCTCCTTTCACTTcctggtttctcaggctgtagatcggGGGTTGAGCATGGATGTGATTACTGTGTAGACTAACGGAATGACTTTTCTACCAGCCTGAGAGGCACCAGACTGGGGTCGCATGTACACAAAGATGGCCATTTCATAGAAGAGAGCTACCACTGTCAGGTGAGAAACACACATAGAAAAGGCCCTGCACCTCCCTGCGGTGGAATGTCTCCCGAAGATGGAAAGGAGGATTTGGGCATAGGAGACCATGTtgaagagaaaaggaatgaagactatgaTGATGCTGAAGACAAACACTACCATCTCCAGAAAGGAAGTGTCTGTAAATGCCAGCCTCAAGACTGTTGGCACTTCGCAGAAGAAATGGTTTAATACACTGGGCCCGCAGTAGGGCAAGCTCAAAGTGAAGGCATTGATCACCAGGGAGCTCAGAAAGCTGCTGATCCAGGAGGTGATTCCCAGCTGGACACACGTCACTCTGTTCATGATAAGAGTGTAATGCAGCTGGTGATACATGGCCACATACTGATCATAAGCCATGACCCCAAGAAGGACGCATTCGGTCAtcccaaaggagagggagaaatacatTTGGGTGACACATCCGGTGAAAGAGATGGCCTTTCTATCCCCAACAAGGTTGGAAAGCATTTGAGGGACATTGGTGAAAGTGTAAGTCATGTCCAGGAAGGAGAGATTGGCAAGGAAGAAATACACTAACTTTTGAAGTCGGGGCTCCAGGCAGATCACAGTAATTATAACAACGCTTCCAGACACTGTTACCAGGTAGAACAAGAAAATAATGAAAAGCATAAGCTGGACCcttggctggacagagtcccagaAAAATAAATTTGATAACGTATGTTAAGTTTTCTGTCTCCATTTTGACATCTAGTTTCcttgggagaaaaaaatattGAATTTCAATTAACTGCAAGGGAAATGCAACCACTaacacattatataataataataatgatggcatttattaaccacttactatgtgcaaagcactgttctaagcgctggggaggttacaaggttgtcccacagagggcttaaagtcaatccccattttacagatgagggaactgaggcccggagaagtgaagtgacttgcccaaagtcacacagctgaaaattggcggagccgggatttaaacccatgacctctgactccaaagcccgggctctttcaattgagccacgctgccacacaCATTAGTGTGTAGCAAACAAAGAGAATGAGAACGGATACAGTCTAACTCCCAAAAAACAGAGATAGTTGTTTTGTCAATAAAAAGAGGCTTTTTTTTGGTTTCTCCATTTTAGGGGAAGTGCTTTCCTGTCAAGAACAGAACATCAAATTTGATTTAATACATAGAACAGGCAACGTCAAGCATATTGCAAGGAAGAATAATAAAAACAGCAGATATACTTGTGCAAATACATGGGTTCCTATTAGAAGAGTTGGTTCTCCTGTTCCCAAAACTCATGTGTGAAGAGAAACAAAAacaattaaggttagggttacccTATTTGTAAACACTTTCATATCtttttcccccattagagtataaggtCATTAAGGACAGGGAGCATGCTAAATTCAGTACTTGGCATGCAGTGGaaactcaacaaatagcattattataacCACTTTTCCTATAGCTAGAGGAGCAGTTGTTGCCTGATTCAGCAGTCTGTCAGGCCAGCTCAAATCATTACAGCAGTTACTTTGGATACATCCTGTATCATTGGAAGCAGCTTTGGGAATTGTAGAGAAGAGCTGAAGGCATTCATCCTTCCATGACTTTATCACAACTTCCTTTGTGGAAGGAGATGGACTCTACTTTCTGACAGATTTCTTTATTTTGGAGGGAATTAATGGGGATGAGGATTCTGCTGAGGATTCTTGACAGCTCTAAATTCTAGTCTATCCAGGATCCTCAACAGATTCACACAAGCAGTGGTCCAGAAGCTCCAGTCcaatactttcattattattatgcctgtctTGACATCGCCAtcgtcaactgcatttattgggcacattctgtgcacagagccctaTAGTAAGATTTTGGGAACTTGCCATAGAGTCAAGAGACATTGTCCATTCACTCAAATAACTTGAAATTTAATGGGGAAAACAAGTGGACACAAATTGCCAAATATCCAACAGATAAAATAGTATAAGAAGAAACATAATAAAAAAATGAAGCAATTAAAATGCATCACTGAGTAACGAACCAACAGATTAATATCCACATGAGAGTTTAAATGGGTGATGAAATGACATGAAAGTACAAAGAATATCCATCCGGTTCTCTGTAACTTTCAACTTTTGAGCCCTCATGGTAGAAAGAACTCTTAACCATGACAACATAACCCATGAAGATGTGGATTATGTGTCTCTGGAATGTACACCACTCCCACTGTGAATGTAACAACACCTGATAATTGAAGCAATGAGTGAAGAAATTATAAAGTGAATTTAGTTAAGTAATCTAATGCAAAAAAGGCATTTCATTCTGAAATAGGTAGATAACCGTCTCACCTGCCAGCTCATTTTTCATGAGGAGCTACAACCTGCAAATTCGCTGGAGAAGGCTCCTTCACAGGTTGtcaagatcaataaatcaatggtatttattgggtgcttactgtgtgctgagtacaatattacagggttggtagacacagtcccttcccaaaaggagtttaAATTCTAtcctgggagaaagacattaaaacaatTTATGGGTATGTCTGTAAGTGCCATGGCTGAAAGTAGAGTGAGTATCAAGTCCTTAAAGAGAATAATTCAAGTGCATGAGTGACACAGACAGGAGAGGAACTAAGGaaatagagggcttagtcaggaaaggcctctggagAAGAggggatttgaataaggctttgaatacggagaaagtggtagtctgtcatataggaaggggaaggagttcaagATCAAAGGGAggttatgggcaaggggtcgtcaGCAAGAtagagtttgaggtacagtgagtgggttggtattagaggagtgaaatatgcaggttgggttgtagtagaaaatcagtaagGTAATGGCCCACCACACTCCTATCTGTACTCTTTAAatccttgacattcaccccaccctcagccccaagcacttctgtacatattcataacacattaatgtccacctccccctctagacgttagctccttatgggcagggaacatgtctactagctctgtcgtagtgtactctcccaggctcttagtacagtattttacacacagcaagcactcagtaaatatcactgatttgactgaggtaggataggagggggcaagctgatagagtgctttaaacccaacaattgttgcagagttggatgggaggcttttgggcttttagactgtgagcccactgttgggtagggactgtctctacatgttgccaacttgtatttcccaagcgcttagtacagtgctctgcacacagtaagcactcaataaataaaattgattgattgattgattgggcagtggGAAGTCATGCAGTTATTTTAAGAAAAGTGATCcaagcaacagaatgaagtaaggacagaAGTAGAAAGAGTATTGCAAAAGTCAAGGTGTGATAGAATAACTTGGATAACTTGGCTTGGATCAACATGATAGCAGTGTGGgtagagaggggagggtggattttTAACAGTATTGTGAAggatgaaccgacaggatttgatgatggaTAAAATATGTAGGCAGATGAATTGAGGACAATATCTAAGGTTATGGCCCTTTGAGACAGAAAGGAGGGTGGTACtgactacagtgacaggaaattcaAGGGAAGACATGATTTAGGtgagaggagttcagttttgcacAAGCTAAGCTTGGGGTATTGGCAGGATATACAAGtcaagatgtcctgaagccaagaggaaatgtgagactgcagagaagaagagaggtcagaacTGGAGAGATATATTTGGAAAAATCCAGAaaaaggtgatagttgaagccacaggaaggaatgagttctgcaagggagtgagtgtagatgtagaatagaaggggacccggaaaTGAGCCTGGAAGGATTCCTGCACTtacaaagaaactgagaaagaaaaGCTTGAATAATGCATGAaacaacctaatcaatcaatcaatcaatcgtatttattgagtgcttactgtgtgcagagcactgtactaagcgcttgggaagtacaagttggcaacatatagagacggtccctacccaacagtgggctcacagtctagaagggggagacagagaacaaaacaaaacatattaacaaaataaaataaatagaatagatatgtacaaataaaaagacagaataaatagagcaataaatacgtgcaaacaaatatacatatatacaggtgctgtggggaagggaaggaggtaaggtggggggatggagagggggacgagggggagaggaaggaggggactcagtctgggaaggccttctggaggaggtgagctctcagtagggccttgaagggggaaagagagctagcttggcggatgggcagagggagggcattccggg
This region includes:
- the LOC119941790 gene encoding olfactory receptor 10A7-like, with protein sequence MLFIIFLFYLVTVSGSVVIITVICLEPRLQKLVYFFLANLSFLDMTYTFTNVPQMLSNLVGDRKAISFTGCVTQMYFSLSFGMTECVLLGVMAYDQYVAMYHQLHYTLIMNRVTCVQLGITSWISSFLSSLVINAFTLSLPYCGPSVLNHFFCEVPTVLRLAFTDTSFLEMVVFVFSIIIVFIPFLFNMVSYAQILLSIFGRHSTAGRCRAFSMCVSHLTVVALFYEMAIFVYMRPQSGASQAGRKVIPLVYTVITSMLNPRSTA